The window AGATAAATTTTACCTGGTGTAGGTCATGTCATTTGAATACAGTAATGTAGCCTTCTTTCGGAAAAACTTATCTTTTTAAAGACTAACATCTTTATTGCCGATTCTTAAGTTTTCAATGCTTACTTTCAAAATTATGTTAAGTAATTTTTGAGCTAATCAAACAGTATTGAAATTATAGGTATACAAAAGGACTTGGCTGATCTTGCTAGCAGTAATGATGCAGAAAGTGAAAGTGACCTGAGGGAAAGAACACCAGATACTGAAGACTCCGGGGCCCAATCTCTTCCAGCGACTCAGGGCATGGCAACTTCACATTCAACGTTTAGAGCTGAACCACCTCACTTGCAGTCTTTCCGGTATGTCATTGTCCtacattttgatttttcactCCACTATATTATTCGTcatcagaaattaattaaaagtgtATAGGATTGACTGCATCAAAGATTGAAATGTCATCAGTGCACTACATAACATGGCAAATCTTAGTAAATTGTCTTTTGAGAACTATTTTGCATTAACAGTGTATCAAATTAGTTTCCCATTGGTTGATGGAGCTGTTGTCAGGAATTaggttaaaaatatttactaaaactatggtttatgaattttattcctgttccacCAGCATAGAGAATATTACACCATTTGATTGCTGCATGTTATGTTAAAAGTTTTTCtgtcatttacataatttcattttgtgtACTAGTCTCATGACTAGGTATAAACATATGGCAAGCATTTACAGTACATTTTATCAATTAATGGTATTGGTTTTAGGTTAGAATATGATTTATAGACTCTTGGTCATTTATTGCTggaacatatctctctctctctctctctctctctctctctctctctctctctctctctctctctctctctctctctctctctctctccagtcaattTAAGGTGTTTggttaaattatttattgataattaaaaataattgcaaaattactttggcacctcaacttaacagacaggTTGGGGCTTCCCTTTCTGGTAATTAGCAGAATCTGCACAGTAATAAATACTGGCATACTGTATAGCCTACATGATACAGTACCCTGTCGTTAATTCTCATAGCACTTCAATATTAAGTACTTCATGCCTTTCTTAACTGGtatttttgtaattgtcattcagtttaaaatattaattgtCTCATCATTTGATTTCAGAAATGTACTGCAAAATGAATTGCtactaaaaataaatgtgtgtacagtatttgtaCCTATTTTTGCTTatgatatatgtaaaatattgtacTCAAAACTCATCCAATATAAAAAACATAGTATTTTCGTTTTAAATACAAGTAATTCcaaatactttacaaaaaaaagtctcaggagagagagagagagagagagagagagagagagagagagagagagagagagagagagagagagagagagagagagagagagagatcccaatgCAAATCATGTGTGTGATAACTTGTACATACACCCACATACTGAAAAATGTATAACACTtcattactgtattgtattaagtacagtacaatacagtactgtactgcatcAGGCAAATGTCAAtaaaagtactgagagagagagagacacacaagtaaACATGCACTGAGTGCATAGTTAATTCTAACAtgatacttatatgtatgtatatacttcatacacacaaacatacagactgAAAAGAAGTGTGTACCACTgcatttctatatactgtatcaagtacagtacaatacatTATTGTACTGCATTAAGTAAATGTCAATAAAAGttctgtgtttgagagagagagagagagagagagagagagagagagagagagagagagagagagagagagagagagagagtgatggggGCACTTATCATTTCCCAATGCGAAGTATGTGTACttacagacacgcacacatacacagaccaaaaaatgaatgactgaagtGTGCAAGCAGTAGGGCACAATGGGTCACTTACAGGTTCAAATTGGAAAGTGTtaggtgtgtgtgtttcttcaaTGTCTGATACCTGTAAAACACTTACTGGGGTATTCCGGATGCTCTTGGTCCATTGTCTGGTAACCATAGTGTACTTAGTAGATTACTCCGATAagtgtgaaatatttatattaattttattgaactcTAGCTCGtccagtaaataataaaattttttaatcagaGGTCTGTTCAGTTGAGGTTCCACTGTATTCTTAAATAGTTTAATAATACCACAAAATTTACTGGGGTAGTCAgtagttttttgtagtttttgtagtGTGAGATACActgaaaagatatttaatataCAGGTATTTTTATGGTGTTACAAAAAATACTCCTAACACTTTTTTGTTTACAGTCAAAAACCATCGATTGGTCTACGTGATCCCAAGGCATCAGGTGACAGAATACGACGTGGTAGGATGGAGAAGTCTGAAAGCCAGAGTGGCACAATTGGAAGCAGACATATAACTGTTGCTGCCCTTGAAGTCCATAATGTCAAGAGAGCAATCAATCGATATGGCACTTTACCTAAGGGCGCAAGAATAGGTGCATACTTGGAGTCACTTAGACAAAGTGGGCTCTCACAAGGGGTACCTCCAACCGATGACCAATCTGCTGATCAAGATGAGCAGGAGCGTGGCCAACCTGAAGGACAGGTTGaccaagaagaaaataaggaattagATCAGAATGCTGTTTCAATGATCCGTAGTAATTCCACACAAAGTGGATTCCCTCCACAGTCACCACTCATATCTAGGTTAAGTCCTCGACTTCAGTCATTACGAGGTGATAAGCGAAGTAAAGAGCCATCATTAGCAGATTTAGAGTTTCCACCACCGCCAATGGATTTACCTCCTCCCCCTGATGATTTTATGGAAGAAAATCAGTCCACATCTATGGAGTTTCCCCCACCCCCTGGATCAGATCAAGGCATAGGGACATCTTCTCCAGAGTCTCGCAGGAGACTAGCTCAAAAGCCCATACCTTCGCCTCGAGGACGGCGAAAAACTGAGTATTCATGTATTAGTCCACAGAAGGTACCAACTCAACCTGCGCAAGACAGTCAACAAGGGGCTGGTGAAGGCTCAGAGTCTCCACAAGCTGAAAGAACTACACTTAGTATAACTCGTCAAAAGTTACGAGATTCAGAGGCTGAGAAGCCACCAGTCCGAACTAAGCCAAGCTTAGATTCTAATCTCGACAGTGATGTAAATGATAGTAGCCCAGGATCAAGGTTTGGTGTGAGTTTAAGACATCGTGATCAATCCTCAGATTCCTGTGACAGTTACAAGTCAACAGATAATCTTTCCCCAAGGGCACTGCTGAACAGTTCTAAAGTCAAAGCAAAATCTAGCACTAATCTTGCAAAAAGTCCTGGGTCTTCATCTGCAGATACTGAAGGTTTGCAGACTCCATCATCCCCAGTTGCAGATGAGGCTCAAACACCATCATCGCCTGCGGGAGGAAATGGCAGTCCCCCATCTGTAGATGCAGCATCTTTAGCCTCACGTGATGGTAGTATAGAAGAACTTTCATCAGAAGAGCCAAAGGTAGTTTTGGGATTAGGTATTAATCATGAGGTTAAAGAGAGTTTAGAGTTAAAATTGGTATCAGAGTTAAAGGAGGCCGATGATAAAAAAGAGCAGAGTTCTGAGTCTGTTGTTGTTGAAGAAGGTTCTCCTGATAGTCAGAAGAATCCTGCTGTACAACTTGTATCAGAGCTTTTTGAAAGTTTATGCCAAAAAACCAACAAATCTGGAGATTCTGCACGGATTGATAATGGAAATGTTGTTAATATTGAACAGAATACAAAAAGTGAATCAGAAAATACAATTGTAAAAGACAGTAGTAATCAGATAGGTTTTAAAGCTAGTTTAAAGAAagttaaaagtaattttgaaaagaaCAATTCTGATaaggaacaaaggaaaataaattttaaagctCAGCTTCGAAAGACAGATACCAGTAAGAGTGTAGATGATTGTTTGAATACTGAAAATGATCCACATAGCACTTTAATGGATTTCCGAGCACAACTTAGAAAAACGAATGTCgtaaaagatgatgaaaatgaagccAAAACTCCTGAAGAAGATGCTTCCCCAGCAGATCAgcaggaaaataatgaaagagtgTCAAGTCTAGTaaataagaagaatgaaaataatggaaagaatGAGCAGAGCTGTGACTCGGGAATTAAGAGTGATATTATGAGTGAAAGTGTGACAAGTATTCAGAGTGAAAAGCGTGATAGTATACCAGGTGAGAAACGAGACAGTGTACAAAGTGAtacattaaaagtaaatgaagaagAGGATGCCAAACGTTTTAGCTCAAGTAGCATAAGTAGTTTAAAGAAATTATGGGAAAAGCAGGATGCTGACAAACTTGCCAAGTCTGATCCTAATCAAACTAGTCCCAAGTATGCTCCTTGTGCATACAAACGGCCTGAATTGCCAAAGTTAATAAAGGGAGAAAAAGACTGTAGTACTCCTGACATTCCTCCTTTGAAAAAGACTCCCGAAGATGAAGGTAAAGTAGGGAAATTAGAAAAGAGGATGTGGCCTCCAGTGAGTGGTGAATCAGACCATAAGCCAAGTGATGGGAAGCCCTCTGTGCCTGTCAAGCCTGTGGTGAAGAGCTTTAAACTGCCTCCACCTCCTGCTGGAATTAAACCACCTCCACCAAAGCCAGCTGGAATATATGCTACTCCTTCTGTTATTAGGCCACCAACAGTTCCTGTTATCTCAGTAAAGAAAGAAGGGAAAGATAATGAAAGTAAAGAATCTAAGTTGCTGAAGGAATCTACGCCTCCTGCTACATCAGGAAATCCACCTCCAGCTACAACATCATCTGGAGGAACTCTTCCCAGTGACAGTGTTAGTGGTTCCTCTGGTAGTAGCTCAGAGAAAGCTGGTTTAATAGAGCAAGGAAGGGGTTTAGAAAGCTCCATTGCTTCTTTGAGATCTGAAGGCTCTACTGCCACAGTTGCAGCTTGTATTCAGTCTGCTCAGAAAGTGTCTGGCTTCCACCGTGCATGTGGAGATTACATGGATAACATTCCACCACAGAGTCGGTTTCATATGCGTGAATTACTTACCCGCCTTGAGTTACAAACTAGACAGCTACGTTCGGCAGGTGGACGCTCAATAGAACACAATGAAAAGCTCTTTTTAGAAATAGAAAACACGGTTAAAGACGTAACCAACACAGTACTGCGTTAGACCATAAAAACTAATAGAAACAATTGATTGCAGTTCTgtatattctgaatttttttataagaatactaAAGTGCTGTCTTCTGATGTTTTATAGAAGAGGAGTGGCTCTAGAAAATGGATTTTGTACAGTAGTTTTACAGGAGGTAAATATTGTTCATTGCTCATCAGTCCATAAAATGAAGTCATTACTCAGAATGGTAGTTGTGAGTAGGGGAGAGGATGCTGTGAATTCTGTATAGTTAAGCCTTGATATCACTATATGGTCCAGTGTAGATTCTCATTTTGAATGTGCTAATGACAATACTCTTGCATTTAAAGATGTGTGAAACTGTGTATTGTCTGGGGGTAAAGAGAggttcttttcctcctcttgctCTTGTGTTCTTCTTTGTGGAGATGCCATTCAGATTGAGGAATAGGAGTGAAATTTGTAAtacagtgaatttttaaaatactgtaattgtaaattatataaatttcaagaaCTGTTCACTATCCCATAGAActgttctttgttttgtaatattgtatatgaGACTGCTGAATGCCTGAATGATTAAATGGTTGCATATGTCTACAGCGTGATAGTACCAACCTGTTATGTTGTGTTTACATAactctgaattttattattacagtacgAATTTGATAGAAACATGAAAGGTCTTATTTAATTGGGAGAAAATCGTTAGTTTCATTAGGTAGCTTTTCGGGCATGAAGTTTTTCATTCAAAGGTGACAGCTATGTAAAGAGGATATTGATAAATTCTGGTTGGTGCTTTTGTAGCCTAGGTTGGTTGCCATTTTAATTGGGATATTACCAatgattggattttttttttccttttaaagtctGTCATTGATGTATTCTTAATACTGAAGGATTCATTGCTGTTTTATACAAATgctagtctttttttattatgtatttagaGATCAGCAGTGAATGATTGCCTACTCATTTTTTGGAAAGTGAATTAACACAGCCAGTGAGTGTGTTGTGGGTGCTTCTATGTCCATGGATCTTAATCAGGGACATGTTCTTTAGGACACAGTGCTGTGTATCTTTAAATAGCAAAACTTAAGTATATCTTCTGTTGTACAGCTGTTTACACATTTTCTACAATGCATAGTCTTCTGAGCTATGCTCATTTTACATAATGTGATGGCATTCCTACACTGTTGTATACATTTTTCCAAAGTTAAAAGTAAGCCATCATATGGTACAGTGCTTTGCCCTACAGAATACACCCCTTGTGCACTTTTCACTtaattctattaatatttttgtcaataCTTGTCAATTATGATCATTTGGAGCCTCAtactttgcttttctcttttgtatttccatcatgtattttatgttgttattgtGTTGTGCTACTCTTGGCTTTCCTGTTCCATTCTCTCAAATGTataataattcatcatcatcacatttcATCATCACTGACTTCATGATCACAGTTGTCACCATCATTATTGCTGTCATTTCATTGTCTTGGATTCATTCATGTAAGCCACATCCCattcataaaacttttaattagGCCTCTTCATTTTATTGACCTCATATTGAtagtgtacagtatttttattttttcttttctatgacATAGAGTTTTCTTACTCTTGGAATCTTGGTTGCTCGATGTTTCATAAAAAGAAGGATAATCTTGCCAACAAGCAGTCTTTGAGTTTAAAGAAGTGTTGTCGATAACTATGAAAGTGGATTTGATTTTGTGATATTAGCATGTCTTGTAGGCCCATTCTTTTGCGCATATATTGAAAAcataaggaataataaaaacaatggacAAAAACATAGCTGATTGTGTATTAAATGACATAAGTgttcttatgtatatgtatcaggTTAATTGACGATAcaatatgtataaaactgaacTGTATATTTAGGCTAGCAAATGGTTTGGAGTGTAATCTCTTCGGTAGAGTAGCATCATCAGCtatttgtgaatttattattGGTTATGTGAATAGGTTTATGCCatgtacatgaaaaaattattttctgaagtaATCCAAGCCTGTTTTTGTGCTGTTTTCCCCCTCCAACTCCTATGGAGTTGATAATGATGGGAGGGAACATTCTTGTGGTGTGTTTACATCTCTTTACATTTGTGGTTGATGATgcttgaataaaagaaagaaaactgaaatgttaaACATAGAGGTCAAAATGtattgtttgtttctgtgtgATGTTAACTACCTTTTACCGTCAAGGTACATAAAGTCTGCAGAGTGTCTACACTTGTGTGTCTTGGTTAGATACATTAGTAATGTAGATTTTTACTTTGGATGTGTAACATAATGTAAACTACTAAAAGGCCATTGGAATATTTCATATGATTTCAGAAATTTGCTCCATGGGATGGTCACATCATTTAACGaactatatttttatcacaagGAAATTTAAAGACAATGTAAGAGTTGGAGTAATTGGTCGTAAAGAAGCAATATTGCAATATGTTATTTCTAACATTGGAAATGGTAGTTAGGTTTTgggattttcaaagattttttaatGGCTTTTTAATACCCCCAGTTCATAATGTACAGCAGTTATTATGTCAAGAAGTATtatgaacatttatataaataaacttttgacAGTCATTTTTTTGAGAATGAgtaaaaatgttaataacatACTGTGATACTGCCTGCATTTCATTGAACCTTGTAAGATGAGAAAACTTGACCACAGATTACAGGTTTGTTCTTACAACTACAaacctcctcttccctctcctttctttccacattggaaaatgaatgaatgtttttcaTAGCTCCATGAGGGTGCAGGTACATCCAGTTTTACAGCATTTacaaactttaaaattttgtttgaaagctaatttttattttttggagtttctttttttgcatatatgATTATTGCAGTAATTATTGTAGGGTATATTATTGTGTTTTGAGGCTATGGTATCAGGGGTTTAATTAAGAATGCAAACTTGCatcagttaattatttttactttggtattattgttattcctatttttcttttgccaATTACGAATGCGACAGGTATGCAACAACTTCTGATCATTCAGGaataaatagattttaattttttaaagcatACTAAACTTGGTCAgtgaatattgtatttttataagattgtgtgtaattgcatttgtattttgtgggggctttattattataaagtaaattaGACATCAGTATATTGTTTGATGGGAAATTAATTTATGCAGTTGCTTGGGACTCACTTGAATTGTCTTGAGGTCTATTTTGGCAGTTTACTTAGAAAATAATCATTGAATTTCAACTTTGTGCCATTGAATGTCTTTTCTTAGCTATCCCCACACTTGTACGTCAGTGTATCCTTGCCTGGGGTAGCTGCCATATCATGAATGTTCAATGCACGCTCACTTAAATAGAAACAGAgtttcattttaaactgaatgCATTAGTATTGGATGTGGTACGCATCAAGTCATTCATCATTGCTACATTGTATGATAAATTCTCATATTCATTTGACTGAGTTCTTCACAGCTTGGTTACTGTAAGGAGACCGACTACAAGCATATTGTACAAACAGCTTTGGATCAAAGGATCTTTTATCCATAAAGGAAATCTAACAGGAAGTCTTTTTGTAGATCACTGTTCTAAGTATTGCGTATACAGAGCATCTTTAAATATTTctattgcatttgtttttttaaaatgagGACTTAGTTTACTTTCAGGTGATAATATACTTGTGTAACCAAATCCCAGATGTAAACCTTTGTGCAACAGTATTAAGTTGACAGTGATGTTAACAGTTCTGCAGTTATCATTATTTGGCCTTGACTGTTGTAGCTGTATTGTTATTGGCTAGTTTCATTTTGGATCAATGCTACAGTAACATTGCCTGTAAATGGAACAACACTGTCATCTGGCATATTGTGTTGTATATGTTCAATGTCACTTCAGTTTAATAATCTTAATTGTCAGTGAAGTTGATGCAAATGTATCATATCATTCAGTTCTCACAAATACAAACGTGATTTGAATAACATTATTGGCAGAAAAAGTCCCGGTCCAATAACGGTAAGTGAACCAGAACTCTGTGGCACATCTGTTAGCTTAAGGTGTGTGTTTGCTTCACTTCATTGCATATAAGGCCATTTTAGGCCTTAAAATTTTGGACCTGAAATTGTTTCAGTGGTTTGTTGTCAGCCTCAAAGTTTTACCAACTACATTTCTGACAGCATCCAGTTAGCAGTGGTTGTTGTACCAAGGATTTAAGGAAAACAGCCTTTCAAGTATTTCTTGGGTTGCTGTCATTTGTGTGGATGTGTGAAATTTAGCCTTTTTCTGAACCAGTGTTCAGTACAAGTAGAACATGGCTCGAGTTTCCCTTAAGGAGCTTTTGAACATTGTCCAGTTGACATTGAGTCACAAACTGAGGCTAAAGTTGTTACAGCGGTATCCCATTTgtgtcttttcatattttgggGAACAACTCTGTTAGAGATTGCATTTTTATCAGCTTTagagtaattatattttttactatatgtgaggaaaaatttaatgtttattaggTCTTGAATTTAAAGGAAGGTAATTCTGATCCACAGCAGTGCGTATCCACTCAATTGTGTTTATTCCCTTAGGATGTATTTGCAAGAATCTTATGCTATGTTGGTATACTGTGGAAAATGTCTTGTGCTATTGGAAATACCGTACATGTGAATAAagttttcaaggatttttttatgtgtatatatagaggcAGAGCATTATATGAGGGGAAACCTGTGGAGGGTGAGATCTTTTACataatgaaaactttctgtatatTAACGGTTCAGGCCAGAGAAGCAGCAACTAGGGTTTTGTTAGTAATTTATTTGCCAACATTCTGTGatttattttcatgctttcatgtcTTTGGTACCAACAGTGGTATACTCACATTTTTAtgaaacatatttaaatataatcaaataaaaagaaaaaactctgaaGGAGCTGGttcttttattactaatttttttcaaccttttactATGCAGTGCCTTTGCAGAATTATTACAAATGTTAACTAATGGAAGCAGAATAACAGGGAGGCTTATTTCATACAGGATGGCACACAACTGTAATTTAGATACTGTGACAGAACGTGGATGCTTGTTgtatctaaataaaataataataaatatgtcttgaaaattaatgttactgAAAACAGAAGAATTATTGGAAAAACCGTATTATTCTTTAATATGGATAAATGTGATAGAGAAGAAATACTAGTGAGAGATGCAAgataatattacatataataaagaAGTACACATTAATCACTCTTAGTAAGAGGGGAAAACAGTCGAGGAAATCCCTAATGCAAACACACCTGGAGGGGGTGTGGTTAGTAAATTCAAGTTTGAACTCTTAACCATTCTGCAGCAAATGCTTTCTCATGTCTTGTCAGCTTTTTACATTGAAGAGACCAGAAGGAGTAATAACATAAAGGCAGGGACTGTGATGCCCTACAATATCTACAATATATACAGCAAAGAGATGGATGTTGTTATTTGATAGTAGTACGGTCATGGAACTTTTCATCATGTACTTTAAAATGCTTTTGTCCTAATTCTTCAGATACATgcacattattataaattttttttagaaatattaaggCACATATCAGGATACTCTTGAAAGTATACTTCAATCAACATAACAATACTGAAAAACATATGACTTTTCATCAGATTCATGGTATGTTCATTTCccagttttaaaattattaaccaaacaaCATACATTTCAAAGGAATGATGTGTTTATGGATGGAATTCTCTTTCCTCCATGATTCCTTGTCCTTTTATGGAGGAAGAAGCATGGCAAGTGGTAAATTCTGATTTATTCACATGAATTTATTGACTGATATGTTcgtacagaaatacaaaccatcaccttttatgtgTAAGCTGGAATTGATCATTGAAAAATGGAAACAGGTGGGTAAATTGGGGGAACCCCCACTTACCTGCTGTCACCTAACATCTCTTCGTCAGTCACTGTCAAGTGACAATGTCTTGCTATACTCCAGCTGACTGCCAATTTGAAAGTTAGTTTTTTCTTCTATATGAATGATATTTCTTGTGAATTATGGATGGGCTGAAGAGGAATCAACAGCTTAGGTTTAAGGGACACTAGCGTGTGGTTGCTTCATGACTTGTGTGTCTGTGGATCCTGCTGATATTGTTCATTCCATAGGGGTAGGGCTTGCAGTCCTGAGGGAGAGTTTAAGTTGGTGCCTTTCACTGTTGGATTGGTTAGGGAACAAAAGGAGGAAGAACACTAAAATGACTTTGGTTACTGTTCCACTTTGTACACCTCCGGCCTGGTTCCAGGGAGGTAATGAGTGGGAAGGCGGGTGGTCAACGCATCCTCTTGTCTAATGACTTATGAGTCACTTATGCATGCTGGGCTCTCCCCAGGTGATACCCTGATGCATGCATGCATCTCACCATCCCTGCTACGTAGGCTGCTCCAGGGATTGACAACCTCAGTTGAGTACTTCTGGCAGATGTGGTCTTCCTTTGGTATTCCAGGAGCCCATCATTTGCTTCTTTTCTGGATCACTTAGCCTTGACTAAGGATCTTCATATGCTGTTGCTGCACCTGTGGCATCAACCATGGTTTGTGCTCCATCAGTATCTGCTTCCTCACGTCAACCAGTTCTTATCTGTTAGAGGAGAGTAAGACACGTAGGAGTGAAGCGAATAGATGCAGGCACacttattcctcttcctccttttcgttggcctcttccttcccttcttcatTTTCTACTTCTTCATCTTGCTGGAAGTAGGAGAGTTAGTCCAAGGATCCCTCTCATGAGAGGTCTTGCTGGACTTAAAGTGAGTGTCTTAACCCTTCTAGGGTCTGTAGTGGTGTTTGCTCACCTGCAGGTGGGGGCATCTACCAGAGGGAGAGTTGAATCGGTGGTTCCTGAGTGTGCCCTACTAATGATTACTTGTCTCACCTTGACCAGCTCTCCTGCACAATTATAAGAGAATAAGACACTTGTATGTGGTGTTAACTCACCTGTGGGTAACCAAATGCTCCATATGAGTGTGCATAATAGCACTCTCCAGTGGCCTCTATTAGTTCAGCTTTAGTTCAGCTTTTGCCAATCACAGGGAGTTTTGCAGGATGGATGACCACAATCCAGAACCTCATTCTGTCCATGGCTTATTGATTGGTACCGTTGGAACTGATTGTGCACCACTTTCCTGTGAGCAAAAACAGGGGCAGGTGGAGTGTCATCTTCTCTTGGGAAAGGATCATTCTTGCATTTCAGAGATACAGTACAGGACCTGAGGGTCCTACTCTGTCAGGACTCCAGCAGGTAAGATTTGGatcaacattttaaaaagatttttgagCTCTTTTGTCAGCATACTGATTTGGGGGAGGTAATCCCTGCTCCTCATCTGAACCAGTTGAGCTCACCCTTGGGTGCATTCTTGAAATGAAACTGCTGTTCAGACTACCGTGGTCATAGCTAGCTTGTATTTTGGACTAAGTGAATGGTCTTACCTTTGAATCAGAGAGTTCTCTGTTGTCTAGCAAATCGAACATGCTCCTTAACTCACTGTTGATAAACTAGAAGAGATTCTGTGAGCTTGGGAATGCCAAGGCTATGCCTTGCGGTTGGACTTCTCAGTCCGTGAATAAATGAACGAACTCCCCATAGAGACTCCAACAGGTAGAAATGTCCCCATTGGCAGTGGAGTCAAGAACCAAGGTCACCTTTCAGACAGAATTATGGCTCGGATTTTTGTTGAACACACTGGTTAATTTCGCCATCACTGC of the Macrobrachium rosenbergii isolate ZJJX-2024 chromosome 16, ASM4041242v1, whole genome shotgun sequence genome contains:
- the Abl gene encoding tyrosine-protein kinase ABL1 isoform X11, whose translation is MGGQQGKERHIIGSGSGTITRSTKARYRSGREIRTTGANIFTEHNEALLAARPLPDLPDLVSGSAGGVGLDAMGGPGPPDGGQPHMGGTFTAIQPSSAATHPQAANLPVATPSSSPSPAQVTSVQASDVVATKWHSRENLLAPEEEGDPQLFVALYEFRAQGDNQLSLRKGEQVRVLSYNKSGEWCEAHAPSGEVGWVPSNYITPVNSLEKHSWYHGPISRNTAEYLLSSGINGSFLVRESESSPGQRSISLRYDGRVYHYRINEDENSKLYVSSEFRFNTLAELAHHHSQHADGLITQLLYPAPKRNKPTVFGLTPAEPDEWEIERTDIAMKHKLGGGQYGDVYEALWKRHNIYVAVKTLKEDTMALKDFLEEAAIMKAMKHPNLVQLLGVCTREPPFYIVTEFMTRGNLLDYLRNCSHDEVNEVVLLYMATQVASAMEYLEERNFIHRDLAARNCLVGENHLVKVADFGLARLMRDDTYTAHAGAKFPIKWTAPEGLAYNKFSTKSDVWAFGILLWEIATYGVSPYPGVDLTNVYHLLESGYRMDCPQGCPTRVYDLMKQCWLWNAGDRPTFSHIHHALETMFQETSITEEVEQQLAAGGGRRVRGTSSGPHQQWNEEQLPTSPRTSSARQRSNKNKHGAVEEGSSPNLPREVRPSPGILSARSTVVQLRRTTNKKGKQAPAPPKRTSSFRDSTCTDQELPGGMAGDELNEFNGIDKIFEGIQKDLADLASSNDAESESDLRERTPDTEDSGAQSLPATQGMATSHSTFRAEPPHLQSFRQKPSIGLRDPKASGDRIRRGRMEKSESQSGTIGSRHITVAALEVHNVKRAINRYGTLPKGARIGAYLESLRQSGLSQGVPPTDDQSADQDEQERGQPEGQVDQEENKELDQNAVSMIRSNSTQSGFPPQSPLISRLSPRLQSLRGDKRSKEPSLADLEFPPPPMDLPPPPDDFMEENQSTSMEFPPPPGSDQGIGTSSPESRRRLAQKPIPSPRGRRKTEYSCISPQKVPTQPAQDSQQGAGEGSESPQAERTTLSITRQKLRDSEAEKPPVRTKPSLDSNLDSDVNDSSPGSRFGVSLRHRDQSSDSCDSYKSTDNLSPRALLNSSKVKAKSSTNLAKSPGSSSADTEGLQTPSSPVADEAQTPSSPAGGNGSPPSVDAASLASRDGSIEELSSEEPKVVLGLGINHEVKESLELKLVSELKEADDKKEQSSESVVVEEGSPDSQKNPAVQLVSELFESLCQKTNKSGDSARIDNGNVVNIEQNTKSESENTIVKDSSNQIGFKASLKKVKSNFEKNNSDKEQRKINFKAQLRKTDTSKSVDDCLNTENDPHSTLMDFRAQLRKTNVVKDDENEAKTPEEDASPADQQENNERVSSLVNKKNENNGKNEQSCDSGIKSDIMSESVTSIQSEKRDSIPGEKRDSVQSDTLKVNEEEDAKRFSSSSISSLKKLWEKQDADKLAKSDPNQTSPKYAPCAYKRPELPKLIKGEKDCSTPDIPPLKKTPEDEGKVGKLEKRMWPPVSGESDHKPSDGKPSVPVKPVVKSFKLPPPPAGIKPPPPKPAGIYATPSVIRPPTVPVISVKKEGKDNESKESKLLKESTPPATSGNPPPATTSSGGTLPSDSVSGSSGSSSEKAGLIEQGRGLESSIASLRSEGSTATVAACIQSAQKVSGFHRACGDYMDNIPPQSRFHMRELLTRLELQTRQLRSAGGRSIEHNEKLFLEIENTVKDVTNTVLR